From Coffea arabica cultivar ET-39 chromosome 10e, Coffea Arabica ET-39 HiFi, whole genome shotgun sequence, one genomic window encodes:
- the LOC113724383 gene encoding uncharacterized protein produces the protein MTDWREMTNDKKQDMLVLVKEKFRLPPSADFWTLKSIGKKWRNWKSALKAKYYNPNESIESQINNRDQQILKDQWRNLLAYWSLEETNMKKLGHLPSRVDMFEHCYTDSNGNPGNDDVTATLQALKEKVSQLPPGSNDDVGRNDAFAQVFGEDNNGRVRMYGLGVTPSDKWGNVPSRNTCQRIVMEQKAAISKMEDKFAEQDQQLKDQAKELAELKAMEGDWVDIFSLFDPTKCLAIGRLQGIDPSKVVGGQPLGPCWCEILVQIVVERNEQLIRPYGLLQTIEDALGVQEGLKKLTINDQDTALPENDSKEDDFQDSPVLEDNDRDVSTPNNLPRA, from the exons ATGACAGATTGGCGTGAAATGACAAATGATAAGAAGCAAGACATGCTTGTACTGGTGAAG GAAAAATTTCGTCTTCCTCCAAGTGCAGATTTCTGGACTTTGAAATCTATCGGCAAAAAATGGAGAAATTGGAAATCAGCTTTAAAGGCAAAATATTACAATCCAAATGAATCCATTGAGAGTCAAATTAACAATAGGGATCAGCAGATCTTGAAAGATCAGTGGAGAAATCTTCTGGCTTATTGGAGCTTAGAGGAAACAAAT ATGAAAAAATTAGGTCATCTCCCATCACGAGTTGACATGTTCGAACACTGTTATACTGACTCAAACGGAAACCCGGGAAATGATGACGTTACAGCTACATTA CAAGCTTTGAAGGAAAAAGTTAGCCAACTTCCCCCTGGTTCTAATGATGATGTTGGTCGTAATGATGCATTTGCCCAAGTATTTGGGGAAGATAACAATGGGCGTGTGCGCATGTATGGTCTAGGTGTGACACCATCAGACAAATGGGGTAACGTACCTAGTCGCAACACTTGTCAGCGTATCGTTATGGAGCAAAAGGCAGCAATTTCTAAGATGGAAGATAAATTTGCTGAGCAAGATCAGCAGCTGAAAGACCAAGCCAAAGAACTTGCAGAGCTCAAAGCAATG GAAGGTGATTGGGTGGATATTTTCAGTTTGTTTGATCCAACAAAATGTCTAGCTATTGGTCGCCTCCAAGGAATTGATCCTTCTAAAGTTGTTGGCGGACAACCATTAGGACCATGTTGGTGTGAAATACTAGTACAAATTGTGGTGGAACGCAATGAACAATTGATTAGGCCTTACGGGCTATTGcaaacaattgaagatgcacTTG gtgttcaagaaggactAAAGAAGCTCACAATCAATGACCAAGACACTGCTTTACCAGAAAATGACTCAAAGGAAGATGATTTTCAAGACAGTCCAGTACTGGAAGACAATGATAGAGATGTTAGTACACCTAACAATCTTCCAAGAGCttga